A single region of the Cucumis melo cultivar AY chromosome 3, USDA_Cmelo_AY_1.0, whole genome shotgun sequence genome encodes:
- the LOC103485446 gene encoding putative glutamine amidotransferase GAT1_2.1, which translates to MAASDLSVILPRVLVVSRRCVRKNKFVDFVGEYHLDLIVAYGAVPVIVPRVAGVHMLLDSFEPIHGVLLCEGEDIDPSLYETDTSGLSQEELEEIRRLHTSDTAIDKEKDTIEFRLAKLCLERNIPYLGICRGSQVLNVACGGTLYQDIEREIRKKSPGGEKVVHIDYDNYDGHRHRVKVVENTPLHNWFRDSLDEEDMEIMVNSYHHQGVKVLAQRFVPMAFAPDGLIEGFYDPDAYNPEEGKFIMGLQFHPERMRHPDSDEFDYPGCPAAYQQFVKAVVAYQKKLNSSKLSAPKKTLKLDNEMEKKRKILVRSFSLAKNLYTTGRDAQPEKEPELEVGAEFLESNTALSVQQENRLKQMGATVRNGSSYIEKLKLNEARERTAKNVMGKMTIDQLSDLLSFYHMMGQICSDVLERKLNDIVK; encoded by the exons ATGGCCGCCTCTGATCTCTCCGTTATTCTCCCCCGCGTTCTCGTCGTCTCTCGCCGTTGCGTTCGCAAGAACAAATTCGTCGATTTCGTTG GGGAGTATCATCTTGATCTCATCGTTGCCTATGGCGCGGTACCGGTTATAGTTCCAAGAGTCGCCGGTGTTCATATGCTTTTAGACAGTTTCGAACCGATCCATGGAGTTCTCCTCTGCGAAGGCGAGGATATTGATCCCTCTCTTTACGAAACCGATACATCCGGTCTATCTCAAGAGGAGCTTGAGGAAATCAGGCGCTTACATACAAGCGATACCGCCattgataaagaaaaagatacaatCGAGTTTCGATTGGCAAAACTCTGCTTGGAGAGAAACATTCCATATCTAGGGATTTGCAGAGGATCGCAGGTACTCAATGTTGCGTGTGGGGGTACGCTTTATCAGGATATTGAGAGGGAAATTAGGAAGAAGAGTCCGGGAGGGGAAAAAGTTGTTCATATTGATTACGATAATTACGATGGGCATAGACATAGGGTTAAGGTTGTAGAGAACACTCCATTGCATAATTGGTTTAGAGATTCTTTAGATGAAGAAGATATGGAGATTATGGTGAATAGTTATCATCATCAAGGAGTAAAGGTTTTGGCTCAAAGATTTGTGCCAATGGCCTTTGCTCCTGATGGATTGATTGAAGGGTTTTATGATCCAGATGCTTATAATCCTGAAGAAGGTAAGTTCATTATGGGACTTCAATTTCATCCTGAGAGGATGAGACACCCCGATTCTGATGAATTTGATTATCCTGGATGCCCTGCCGCTTATCAG CAATTTGTGAAGGCAGTAGTTGCATATCAAAAGAAATTAAACAGCAGCAAATTATCAGCACCCAAAAAGACATTAAAGCTGGACAATGAAAtggagaaaaaaaggaagatcTTGGTCAGAAGCTTCTCCCTTGCCAAGAACTTATACACAACCGGCCGCGATGCACAGCCAGAGAAAGAACCCGAGCTCGAAGTCGGAGCAGAATTTCTAGAG TCAAACACAGCTTTAAGTGTACAACAAGAGAACAGACTAAAGCAAATGGGTGCAACAGTGAGAAATGGCAGTTCTTACATAGAAAAATTGAAGCTAAATGAAGCAAGAGAAAGAACAGCAAAGAATGTGATGGGGAAGATGACAATAGATCAATTATCTGATCTCTTGTCTTTCTATCATATGATGGGTCAAATTTGCTCAGATGTCTTGGAGAGAAAGTTGAATGATATTGTCAAATAA